In Xiphias gladius isolate SHS-SW01 ecotype Sanya breed wild chromosome 16, ASM1685928v1, whole genome shotgun sequence, a genomic segment contains:
- the ralba gene encoding ras-related protein Ral-B, translated as MATSKSKNQSSLALHKVIMVGSGGVGKSALTLQFMYDEFVEDYEPTKADSYRKKVVLDGEEVQIDILDTAGQEDYAAIRDNYFRSGEGFLLVFSITEQESFTATAEFREQILRVKAEEDKIPLLLVGNKSDLEERRQISVEEARGKAEEWGVQYVETSAKTRANVDKVFFDLMREVRGKKMSENKDKNGKGKNKKNKKSFKERCCLL; from the exons ATGGCTaccagtaaaagtaaaaaccagAGCTCTCTGGCACTGCACAAGGTGATAATGGTGGGCAGTGGAGGCGTGGGGAAGTCAGCCCTCACCCTGCAGTTCATGTATGACGAG TTTGTGGAGGACTATGAGCCCACCAAGGCGGACAGCTATAGGAAGAAGGTGGTTCTGGATGGGGAGGAGGTCCAGATTGACATCCTGGACACAGCAGGCCAGGAGGACTACGCTGCTATCAGGGACAACTATTTTCGTAGCGGGGAGGGCTTCCTACTGGTCTTCTCCATCACAGAGCAGGAGTCCTTCACTGCCACTGCTGAGTTCAG GGAGCAGATCTTGCGGGTGAAGGCGGAAGAGGACAAGATCCCTCTCCTGCTGGTAGGGAACAAGTCGGACCTGGAGGAGCGTCGGCAGATATCTGTGGAAGAGGCCCGAGGGAAAGCTGAAGAGTGGGGCGTCCAGTATGTAGAGACATCAGCCAAAACCAGAGCCAATGTCGACAAG gtaTTCTTTGACCTGATGCGTGAAGTACGAGgcaagaaaatgtcagaaaacaaagacaaaaatggaaaaggaaagaacaagaagaacaagaagagtTTCAAAGAGAGATGCTGTTTGCTTTGA